The Brevibacillus humidisoli DNA segment TGCTGCTTGAGGGCCACGGTCACCTTCTACGATGTCAAACTCCACAGACTGACCTTCGTCCAAGGTTTTGAATCCATCCGACTGAATGGCGGAGTAGTGAACGAACACGTCTCCTCCATCTTCACGCTCGATGAACCCATAACCCTTTTCAGCGTTGAACCATTTTACTTTACCCAGCATGCAAAATACAGTCCTTTCTTTTTGGAAACTGTGGAGCGACACCCCACGTCTCGAATATATCACTCTGCTCATCCCAAAGTCAAATTGTGGATGTCAGCGTGTGTACCGTTTTTCCAGTCCACGAACGACGACCCGTGACAGGAAAAGTGTCATGATTAGATAAATAGCGGCGATCGTCAGATATGGAGGGTAGCGTTCGAAGGTACTCTTGGCCACGTTGATCCCGGCGTAAGCTAGGTCTGTCACCGAAATGGCGGCAAGCAGCGAAGAGTCTTTCAGCAGCGTGATAAACTCGTTGCCCAACGGTGGCAACATCCGTACAAATGCCTGCGGGATAATGATCAGCCGCATCGCCATTCGATTCGTCATCCCCAGCGAACGGGCCGCTTCCATCTGCCCGGGGTCAATCGATTGTATCCCGGCCCGGAAGATCTCGGCAATATAGGCGGCTGCATTGAGCGTCAGGGCGACAAAACCGGTAAACAAGGGCTGCGGCGCGGGCGAACCGGGAAAGAATGTTTCCCAAAACGAAGGGATAACTGCAAAGTGAAACAGGAAGATCTGGACGAACAGCGGTGTACCCCGAAATACTTCCACGTAAATCGCCGCCGGAATCCGCAGGATCTTGATCTTCGAAATTTTGGCCAGCCCAATAAACAGACCCATGACTGTCCCCAGTGATATCGCTACCGAAGTCAGCAAAATGGTATACATGATTCCCCGATAAAACCACTCGCGATATTCCCAGACCACGTACCAATTCCAATCCATTGGTGTCCTCCTTTCACAAATCTTGTTGAAAAGCGGGCACGCCATCAGACGCGCCCGCCTTCATGCTGCCGAAGGATATTCGTCTATCTGTCAACATCACTGTCCCGCTGCTGACTGTACTTGAGACGATTTGTTTATGCTTTATTCAACCTTTATTGAACAAAGTACTGTTTGTGAATCTCCTCCAGTTTTCCGTTGTCCTGGATCGTCTTGAGCCCTTGGTTCAGCTTTTCGAGAAGCTCGCTGTTTCCTTTTTTGACCATGATGCCGTAATATTCTTTCTCAAACGAGTCATCTTTGAGCAGCTTAAACTTTTTGCCAGCAGCCGTCTTGGTGTAGAGGGAAAGCACACCGTTGTCAGCCACTACAGCCTGTACACGGCCGTTGAAGAAGTCATCCACGGCCGACGGAGTGTCTTCGTACTCTCTCAAGCCTTCATAGGTGTCACCAAACGCTTTTTTGACTGCGATAGCACCGGTAGTTCCGCCTTGTACCCCGATGGTCATTCCTTTCAAGTCAGCCAGTTTGGTTACCGGAGAATCTTCAGCTACCATGATCAACTGATTTGCCTCAAAGTACGGCTCGGTAAAGTCGTACTTCTGTTTGCGGTCGTCTGTGATGGTAATCGCCGAGATGCCGAGATCGACTGTCCCTTTTTCAATCCCGTCAAACAGCGGGTCCCAGCCGGTATGCTTGATCTCAATCTTCATCCCAGCTGCCTCAGCAATCGCGTTGATGACGTCAATGTCAAAGCCGGAGATCTTGTCGGCTTCCATTTTTTCAAACGGCGGATAGATCGCGTCGGTTCCAACGACGTAAGTCTTTTCTGCGGTGCCCTCACCCGACTGATTGTTCGTGTCGCCGGTATTGGCCTGTTCATTGCCCGCACCTGTGTTTTGCTGATTGCCCGCCTCAGGCTGGCTAGTGCCGCATCCCGCTGCCAACAGCGTAAAACTGAGCAGTGCGACGATCATCAGCAACCAGTTTCTGTTCCATCCGTTCTTCTTCATCTCGTGAACCCCCTTTTGTCCTTCCCTCTTCCAGTTTGTGCAACCACACAGATGTCATTCCTCGACTGTACGACCTGTACACAACGGCGTCCCCTAAACGACGCGTTCTCCACAGAGTTGTCCACATTATCCACAACCACTTGTGCACATGGGGAAAAGTTGAGGAACACACACTGTGTCCGAAACATCTCCAGATCAGCCGACCCTGCTATCGTCTCTGTTTCACAGAATCAACCTGATTTGGCGATGCTTCCAAAAGACAAGTGCCGGAAAACAAAGAATCTTTCAGCACTTAACGAGAATAGATTCGCTTTGCATGAAGAAATTCCTCTTAGGCAAATTTTTTTTATTGATCAGCCTGCTGCAGATCAGGCAGAATCACTAACTCCACCCTGCGATTCCGCGCCCGATTAGCCGCTGTCGTATTGTCGGCAACCGGGTTTCGTTCCCCAAGTCCGGCGACGATAAAGCGAGAAGGAGGGAGCTGATGCTGATCGACCATCTCCCGCATCACCGACAGCGCGCGTGCGGCCGATAGTTCCCAGTTGGTCCGATACCTGCTGTTGGCGATCGGCACGTTATCTGTATACCCCTCGATCCGGACCAGGTGCGGGAAACGCTGCAGCACTCCGGCCACCGATGCAATCACCTGCCTGCCTGTCTCTTGTAATTCTGCCGATCCGCTAGTAAACAAGACATTCTCCGGGAGGCGGATCATCAATCCCTCCGGTGTTTGTTCGAACTGCACGTTCATCTCATGCAGGGCGGCGGCCAACTGCGAGCGGACGATGTCCAGGCGCTTGCTGGCATCCTCCTCTACGGTCCGGACAGCCTCGATATCAGCCACCAACTGCTGCTGACGCTGTTCCAACAGGGCGATTTCCCGCTGCAGCTCCAACTTTTGCAGCTCGAGGATGTCTTTGCTCTTGATCGTCTCCTGCAAGGCGGTCTGCTGTTCCGCCTCCGCCTGCTTCACCTCACGCAGCTTGCTCTCGAACTGCGAGGCGGAGGTAGCAGCGATGATCACGATGATCACGAACAAGAGAGAGATCAAGTCGCTGTAGCTAAGCAGCCAGCTTTTCTCCAGCTCTTTCTCATCGTACAAGCGCTCATCCTGCATATTCGGCCTGCCTTTCGATCGTTCCCTTCATACTTCCTGGTTCCTTGATCAACACCAGCTTTTGATCACCCGGCAGGAACGAGTTCAGTTTCTCAAACAAGACACGCGGTGTTTCCATCCGCTGCAGACCGAGGCAGCCCTCGATGTAGAGCCGCTTCTCAAACATCTCACGATCGTGTATGTCCATCAAGCGGTAATAACAGGGAAGGGCCAACAGGTTGGCCAGCAAGGCGCCGTACAGCGTAGCGATCACCGCCGCACTCAAGCTGTGACCTGTCTGCGTAAAATCAGAGAGTGTCTCCAGCACGCCCGTCATCCCGAGCAGTGTTCCAACCAACCCCATCCCAGGGGCAAGCAGGGCGATCAGGCGGAACATCCCCCCTGCCTGTTGATAGCGGTACTGCTCCCCCTTCAACTCATTTTCCAGGATCAGACGCAGTTCGTCTTCCGGTACTCCTTCTATCGCCAGCAGGCTGCCACGCTGAACGAAAGAATCGGGCTCTTTTTGCAGCTCTTTCTCCAACTGCAAATATCCCTGCTCTTTTTGCACCAGGGCATAATAGTAGAAGCGCTTGATCGTCTCTTCCACATTGCTCTCTCGACCATGGACCAGCAGACGCACCAACCGTTTCATCTGGATGTGCTTCCGCTTGATCGCATAAGAGATGATCACGGACAGGCCGACCAGTTCAAAGGCAGTCAAGTTGAGCAGATCGACGAAGCTGCCGTGCAGGTAGACGACGTGGATCAGGATGAAAATGACGATGGCAACCAGCACCATGGAGCGTTTGTTTTGCCAACGCATGGAATCACCTACCAATCGGATGT contains these protein-coding regions:
- a CDS encoding cold shock domain-containing protein, which codes for MLGKVKWFNAEKGYGFIEREDGGDVFVHYSAIQSDGFKTLDEGQSVEFDIVEGDRGPQAANVIKL
- a CDS encoding amino acid ABC transporter permease; the protein is MDWNWYVVWEYREWFYRGIMYTILLTSVAISLGTVMGLFIGLAKISKIKILRIPAAIYVEVFRGTPLFVQIFLFHFAVIPSFWETFFPGSPAPQPLFTGFVALTLNAAAYIAEIFRAGIQSIDPGQMEAARSLGMTNRMAMRLIIIPQAFVRMLPPLGNEFITLLKDSSLLAAISVTDLAYAGINVAKSTFERYPPYLTIAAIYLIMTLFLSRVVVRGLEKRYTR
- a CDS encoding basic amino acid ABC transporter substrate-binding protein, coding for MKKNGWNRNWLLMIVALLSFTLLAAGCGTSQPEAGNQQNTGAGNEQANTGDTNNQSGEGTAEKTYVVGTDAIYPPFEKMEADKISGFDIDVINAIAEAAGMKIEIKHTGWDPLFDGIEKGTVDLGISAITITDDRKQKYDFTEPYFEANQLIMVAEDSPVTKLADLKGMTIGVQGGTTGAIAVKKAFGDTYEGLREYEDTPSAVDDFFNGRVQAVVADNGVLSLYTKTAAGKKFKLLKDDSFEKEYYGIMVKKGNSELLEKLNQGLKTIQDNGKLEEIHKQYFVQ
- a CDS encoding OmpA family protein, which translates into the protein MQDERLYDEKELEKSWLLSYSDLISLLFVIIVIIAATSASQFESKLREVKQAEAEQQTALQETIKSKDILELQKLELQREIALLEQRQQQLVADIEAVRTVEEDASKRLDIVRSQLAAALHEMNVQFEQTPEGLMIRLPENVLFTSGSAELQETGRQVIASVAGVLQRFPHLVRIEGYTDNVPIANSRYRTNWELSAARALSVMREMVDQHQLPPSRFIVAGLGERNPVADNTTAANRARNRRVELVILPDLQQADQ
- a CDS encoding motility protein A, which codes for MRWQNKRSMVLVAIVIFILIHVVYLHGSFVDLLNLTAFELVGLSVIISYAIKRKHIQMKRLVRLLVHGRESNVEETIKRFYYYALVQKEQGYLQLEKELQKEPDSFVQRGSLLAIEGVPEDELRLILENELKGEQYRYQQAGGMFRLIALLAPGMGLVGTLLGMTGVLETLSDFTQTGHSLSAAVIATLYGALLANLLALPCYYRLMDIHDREMFEKRLYIEGCLGLQRMETPRVLFEKLNSFLPGDQKLVLIKEPGSMKGTIERQAEYAG